The genomic segment TGTTGGCTTATAACAATGAGTGTTGATGCCATCTAAGTCACTTCCATATCTGAGCTTTTCATGAACAAAGTTTCAgtaagaatatgaaaataatggTGATAGCTCCATGTTCCAAATAAGATTAATTACTTttctaaataaatgtatttaaatcTTGATTAATCCAGTTTCAAAAGATCACAATACCAACTAAACATGGTTTGCTAATTTccttaaaaactattttataactaaatatttccaaaattgtTAACAAAGTCAAAAAATAATTACTTTGCCAATACATAGGAACTAAATGATGTGATAAATCACTAAAATCACAGGTGTGACAGCTAACATTTCAAGCAACTATCCAATTCACAACAAATATGCTGATATacaaatgaaatacataaaactCTGACTAAAATAAACCTTTATCTTTTGCATAGTTTAACAGATTACAAATACAGTGAACAACACAAGTATTATGaccttatttttactttaatactCTGAATTTTATGGATTCTTATGGTCTAAGAACGAGATTAAAAAATAGCAATTTTCATCagaaacaataataaattaaaactaaACAACTAGCATTTTATGTTATTCCCAACTAACAGCCCATTAAAAACAAAGGCAACTTTAGTCTTTATTACAGCGTACACTTTACCTGCAAATCCAGTCAATTTTAAAGACACCTCCAAGCATTTTAGCACTCATTCCTGCTGGAAGCACCCAATGTATAGGAGATCCTCCATGATGTGATTCTGAAGAAAGTCTTGCAAACCCTAAGGGAATCAAATCATAACATAATATACAGATGCTCACATAGCTAggtaaatgtgttttttttaatgttcaaatcatttttattcttaCCTTGAAATTTTCCACTCTCTCtgacagaaaatattaaaataacacTCCTTGCAGATCTGAATGCAACATTTAATTTCTTCTCATTGACAGGCAACGTGGACCACACTCCCTAAGCAAGTAACATACATGTCACAAATTGAAATTGACTGCAAAAATTCCATATTTCCAAAAGAACAAAGCTACTGGttgaagtttattttaaattcaagtaTGCTATAATGAAGAAAAGTCTATCAACTGCCAAAATAATGTGATAATGATTTATAAAAAGCTCAGGAAAAATATGGATTAATACAGCAGCCctaacaaaataattaaaacaattagTTAAGACATTTTGAAGATCAAATCTCATGAGCTAGCATTCTATCATAAAACTAATCACCTATACTCATTTTAAAACCACAATCATTTACTGTGGTAAAAATATGCTATCTTAAGGGAATCACAACTTGCATAACATTTGCCTTTCAAAGAAACTATGCCTAAATTAagtacttaaaaattattttattaagtaaCCACATGAAGTAAATAATTTCTGTAAGGATTTAAGCACTTCTCAGTTTTTCTATTAAgttcaaattattatttattaatatttgacTAAAGTAGCCTGTGTTTTACCTAGAGCAGGAATAGTTTGGAGGCAATAGATGGAATGAGAAGACAGTTATAATTCAGTTCAAACCAAAGTGCTCATACAAATTAGGATCTTTCATTCATACTAAGTGCTTAATCAGTACTGCCTAAATCTACTCCAGCTGAAAAACAGTATTAGGCCAAGTGTAGGTAATTCTTGACCTGTTAGAAAGATAGTAAAATAATATTGACAAAAACATAGTTAAGAAAAACGTTTCATTTTAACTTTCCAAAGTCAGTAGAAATGTACAGTTATTCATTTTAAATCAAGACTTGAAGAAAACGTATTAATAGTTGGTGCAGGACACGGATTTTTCTGTTgctgttgttaaaaaaaaacaactgggcATATCCTTTATGTAAAATCTGGGGTGGGCCTTTAAGCCCTTTTCTTCACTCAAGTGATCTTACttctaaaaataacaaaaagacgCTCTCTGTAAAGGAATGATTTCTATTCAAAAGGAGCTCACAAGGTAAAACAAGCATCAGTGTGCAACGAAAATCaattaaagaaacattttaaaaagtgttaatgCAAACtagcaaatgaataaatacagaaacataaaaaaaaaaatattttacagtaTAAAATTAAACTACATGGTCTTCAATATTGGGTATTCTGACTCCtaaaaatcatctttaaaagatttaaaagaaaatgctcATATATTTCCAGTAAATTGCCTACCAGCCACAAACCAGGTCTTATGTGGCAACCTGGCTGTTTGTTTATCTTAACAGATTTAATGAAAATCTGTAAGTATCAGATTGCTACCCAAGATACCAAAGTCCACcttctaatttaaaaatttcaacatcAGATAACTTCAGCAGATATGATGCTAATACCTTAGCTTTGGCAAGAGACACATTCTCATGGTTGTTACTCTTTATGAGGAAAAATCTTGCATCCTGAAGGACATATTTGAGTTTACTGGTTtgatctggaaagaaaaaaaaaaagaaagaaaaaaatccaaattgatGAACCACAGGCCATAATCACACAAAGAGGCAAAAACTGTACTGGTATTAGCCCTTCACAACccagcaaaatttttaaaactcacaATTTCCCACTCAACCTGGAAAGCTAAGCCACAGCACATAAAAAAGCAAAGCTAAAACACTAGCATTTTGCAAGACAGCAAACCTAATCTAGTGATGTTCCGATATATCAGATCCACATTTAAGTGTGAAAATGGCTACAGAGTTTCACAGAATTCTTTTACCACATTTATCCTTTAAAAGTCAAAACAGACCATTAtgctattaaatatatatatataaaaacacccCATTGTCCAAAACTATCAATTATCCTGAAACCTTTCCTGCTGTTCTAAAAGCTATACCATAGGAAGAGGATATAGAACTCAGTAGTTATGACTACATTGTTATTGTTTCCCTTAATGTAATATATCGGAACATTACTATATTAAATCAACTATTAATGGAGAACCAATAAGgcaaaataatgactttttgcagCATGCAATGAAAacaatttcaaatttaaatgatACCTTTTCGGACAGCACGAACGGAAGATGATAATTTCTCATGCTTCTTTTCTGAACCTGTATTTAGCCAAAGTACATTTGTTCAGATTGAGCTTTAATAGAGATAAGACAAAATTTCTACAGTCTTGTCACATATAATTCTTATTCAAGACAAATTATTCTTCCTGGagcacccacacacacaaaaaatacttCTCAATGTGTACGAGTGTTTTGCATTTTGggttgtttgaatttttaaaatatatatatactttgaaCAATTTCCCACTCAGAAAACTAGTCACTGAATCATCatcttccaagaaaaaaaaaaaagtgaagattcCACTTAAGCAATAACAGAACAggattaaaataataagaaaaagctGTTTCCTCTAGTATTACACTGAACATGCCAGAAGTCAATACTAATGGACTTTAATAAGTTCACACAACTACAGCCTCCACAGATTTTTTTGCAGCAAATTACACTTgactcataaaaataaaagtgagaatACCTGCATAGGACTCTGATGCAGAACTTCCACTTCTATCAAAAACAATTGGAGATATGCCTCtagctcttttcctttccttctttttctcatctAAGAAGAATCCAaacaagatttttattttaaaaatttacaatatAGACACTAACATAGTTACTTAAAACAATTTATCACTGTATGTCTGGTTTTTGCATAGTCCTTAAGTACAAGTCATTGCTTATTTCTCCTGATCCCTCAATTTCCTCAGAAGAATGTGTTTTATTTAAGACACTGTTAAAAACTAAAgggcattttgttatttttcccaCCAATTTCAATCAAATTAAAATACAGGCCTTTAACTGCAAAATCAGGTACTTAATTGTTCTATTTATAAAGATGGTCTtgaataaagaggaaaaataacCTGCAAAGCAAATgtaattattcttttaataaaaatttactgCATACCTTCTATGTATCAGCCACCACTACTAAGTTAAAGCTaatctttttaaaactatttactATTCCTCATGATTCCAACTATCTTAAACTTCTATAAATGTTTGGTAACCCCCAGAGCCCAGAGCTTTCCAGTTATATATTCTATAATAAACTAGCACCTCCCTTCTAATTGCCACGGCTTTCGTCTCTTCAAGTCCATTCTTCTTGGCCATTTCCTCCGATTTACTGCCTTTATTTTCAAACTCAACTTAAAATTTACTCCCCTAAAATCTTAACAGCATATGTATTTCTATAAGAAAGCTGGAAATCTTCAGTAGACAAAAGATATAGCTTATCTCTCATTTAATGACCATTTCATGATTAATTTGACACTTTATAAAGCATACCTATAAAGACTTGAAATGAGGCTCTTTCATCTGTTTATTGCTATTTTAATTATACCTTGATATGCCCCTTTACTCCCCAATGGGAAATAAGAATATGAAGGGAGAAAATGCATACGCCTATTATGTAAAAGAATAATCAGTGATTATGCATATAATATCCTACTATAtgacagctaactctttaaaaagcTTTAAATAAATTATCTCCTTTCATCCTCACAAGTCCATGATAGGCTCTGCCATTATCCTCAGCTACAGAAGAGAACACCATAGCTAAAAAGAAAAGAGTGGTTAGGCAACTTATCGAGATCACACAATTCTCAAGTGACAGAACCTAGATTCAAATGCAGGTCCTCAGCCTTGAGGGTAATAATCGAGAAATAACCGAGTTATTtatatcaacaacaacaacaaaaaagagtgtAAGTCTTTGGTAACTCCTCATGCATGTTAGATTTTAACATAAACAAGTTGGGCAGGATCTTACTTCTGCTCCTAATATTTTTCTGCACCACCTAAGTGAGAGGTCCTTTGAATTATGAAGTATTcttttaaaacaacaataagtgATTTGTTATGAACCTAACCAACTCATAATGCTCCAACTcctgaaaggaaataaatatttgtggtaccaggggccagggattgaatctgggaccttgtatgttggaagccagcattcaaccactgagccacaacagcttccctgagttgggttgTCTGTTTTCACTTGTTGTTTGTTCccatttctttaggaggcactggaaaccaaacctgggacctcccatgtgggagataggcactcaaccacttgagccacatcactcccTCATACACATTCCCGCGCCCCATACActtttaataaggaaaaaaggGTTTCAGGAATCTCTTCTAAAACAATAAACCTATTCTATTGACACAGTAGAGTAGCATTCAATTTGAAATATCTTCTCCACAAAAATAAAGGATCAAGTGCTTTGTTTCATGTATAGGCATAATTTGAGAActtgttgaaaataaaaaaaatctcaagCCCTACCCACTTAACTCTGACTTAAGCCGAACATTCAAATCTGACAAATActgttccttaaaaaaaaaagatactaaaagGAAAGTTCCCTTATCCCTACGTGTGGTTTCACACAATTAATTCTACAATAAATGAACATTCATGTGTCAATGCAGTTTCTCATCCCTGTCCATTATTATAAATTAAAAGCTGTATCACTTACAAAAAACCATGGTGGAAGAGTAGTATCTTTAAGATACCAGAAGTTTTTTTAACACCAAGCTCAATACTCATCCATTCAGCAGCTTAATTCTTTAACTTACTTGGGGGAGTGAACacgagaggttctgaggggagggagagggaagaataggtataacatgggggcatttctgAGACATTGTAATtatcttgcatgacattgcaatgatggttaCAGGCTATTTatatacactttgtcaaaacctgtaaaatggtgcaaggcagaatgcaaaccataatgtaaactatattccatagttagtagcatgcttcaatacatgttcatagAAATGTACATTTATGAAagatgatgttaatgtgggaaagtgtggggggggaggaaggtatatgggaatcccctttatttttgatgtaatatttatgtaatccaaagcttctttaaaaataaaaaataaaaaaataaaataaaaaaaaactaatctAAATTCCCAAACTTGGAACTCCAAACAGCAAAGGTTCAAAACACTTCAGTTGCCAATGATTACAAAATAGTTGGCCATTTGCTTATCATCTACACTGTATCGGTCTGATTCACTAACAAAGTACTACTAATAAAATTCTATAGTAATGAAACTGTTAATACTCTAAATATCAAAAGCAGAggacttttcttattttctaatatttaatatataatactatGTACATAGTACATAAAACATTTGTTCATATAGCAGATATGATAGTATCTTCACACAGGAGCCATGAGAGAGAATATAATCATCAAACAGTGTGGCCAGAGGTCCTTAATTACCCTGGCCTCTCCTTGCTATACCCACCAAATTTCCCTCCGAGAGAGGGATCCCTCAGGCTCATGATTACAACTACCTACTATATATATACCTAACTTTTCGTCTCATTGATTAGACAGGGATAAAGCAGTAGGACATATAGTATTCAAGCAATAACCTAAAGATGGCTCTTACCCAAAAAACCTCTCCTCAACAATGTTAAACTCTTCTGTCCTGTGCCTTTATACCCATGCCCTCTACTGACCTCCCCCGCCCTAAGTCAATTTACAAGCAACCTACAGACTATAAGAAAAATCTGTGctcccaaaagaaaaaggaaaaactaagtTGTTTTGATACTGCTCTTACATGATGGAAATATTGTAATACATAGTGTACAGGTTCCAAATAACTACATTTTAAGTATATCAGTATTTAAATAAGCCTTTGTCAAATGGTATAAAAATCTAACAGCTTACAACATTAAACCTGAAATACATTTCCTTATAGAGAAACAAACGACAGAACTTGTATTCATTCATAACATAATTTATAGTTGGGTAATGCCTTTACTGAGAATTAAACCAATCAAATCAAACCcccagcctcaaaaaaaaaaaaaaatttaagcaataCCTGATCCATCTGTGCCTGAACCAGATCTGACAGACCCATCTGTGAAGGAAACAGATTCAGAATCGGAGTCGCTGGCCTCACTTCGAGTGTCATAATCATTTCCCTCCTCCTTCTGGTCTCTCTCATCCTGTTCGtactcttcttcctcctcctcctcctcctcctcctcctcttcctcctcctcctcctccccatctTCGTCTACCTCTTCATCTTCTTCTACCTCTTCATcttcctccacatcttcttccACTCCTTCCTCCTCGTTATCAGTGTTATTGCCTTGCTCATCAGAAGAACCACTGCTTCCAGTCTCATGGTCAGAGCCATATTCTTCAGAGTTCACTTCTTCCTTAGAAGACTGGCTGGATCTGCTTGCACGTCTATCCACATCAAGCCCAATTCTCTGATGTTTAAAGAAAAAGGGAATCAGCAGTCATGTAACAGACAAGGTCAGGGTGCATAAATAGTTCTAAAAGCCTTAAAAGAACggatttttgttttatatctGCAATAGTATTTACTACCTCAGAACCACCATCTGGTGTAGGGGATTTCACCCTCCGTTCGGGATCCCTTTTCCGGAGGCAAGTCTTTTCAGGTTGACTCTTATAAGGTTCTCTAGAGGCACTGCCTGACAAACGAATCTTCCGATCAGCATCCAGGCGCTTGTTTCGGTCAGATCTTTGATATTCCTCATTTTTATACTCTGCGATTGACTTTCCTTTTGTACTAACTATTCTCTTGTTATTGCTAACTGATGAACTCAGTGGCTTTGAAATCAACTGTCTTGAGTGAACAGAAGGCTTCTGTCGCTTGGTGTCAGTAGATTCCATTCGgtcacttttcctttttgatccttaaaaaacacaattttataaaaagcataaaaatgttTGTGGTACTCCATTTGTTTCACAAGTAATTAAAAGATGATAATATACTAAGGAGGAAAAgtctcatttctttaaaaatgtcttctgaaatatttttattccacAGTTTACAAGAAAACATAGCTTTAAGATAATGGAATGAATCTATGTATTTGAGAAGTTTCacacatttagaaaataaaaaaggaatactCTTATTCATATAGAATATACCACAGTGTTATGGTTGCACTTTTGGTGGTAAGTGCTTCAAAGAAGAAGTACAGTACAAGTCATTTTCTTCAGAAATTACATTTCTTCTATTTATACTACtgttatttcaataaaattacaGAAACCCTACATACCCTTTTTCTCGTTTTTATCTTGTTCACTCTCTGGGTTATAGAGTTCATCATCCTGTTCTGGTACCTCAGTCAAAATATCATCTAGAACATTAAGTTCTCCATCTGAAAACAAATTAGCAGGGAAAAATCATTattattaagcatttattttttaatatttagtatACTGAAGCTAAGGAAGTATAAGAGTGTAACCCTTAAGAAGCTTATATTTCAGAATCAAGACATAAAATTAATTCATAAAAGgatctgggggaagcagatggaactaagcagttgggtacctgcctaccacatgggaggtcctgggtttgctttccggtgcctcctaaagacgacaaacaagacagcaagctgaggtagtgagatgatgcaatgatgaaacacaaggaggaaacacaatgagagacacacagagaacagaggtggctcaaacaattgggtacctccctcccacatgggaggtcccaggtttggttcctggtatctcctaaaaaaaaaaaaaaaaaaaaaaaaaagacgagcacacaatgaacagactaAGCAAAAAGCACgaacaacaaaaagggagagaggataaataaataaaaatatatcttggggaaaaaaagaaggatttGGTACACAACTCTGGCCACAAAGCCAGACGTATGGACCCACTGGATAAGGATATACTAGGGTACAAGAAAGGATTCACTAGGTGtggcagtttaaaaaaaacacaaacaacaaaaggggagagaggattaaaaaaaaataaatcttggggaaaaaaataaggatTTGGTACACAACTCTGGCCACAAAGCCAGAAGTACAGACCCACTGGATAAGGATATACTAGGGTACAAGAAAGGATACACTAagtgtggcagtttaatattgtttatgaattccaaaaatagatactgaattatgtttataaactggtctgtctctccaagcacattagattatattggattcagcagtttcacttttacttgattaaataaagacTAAGGCTTTGATCAGGCCACGTCAG from the Dasypus novemcinctus isolate mDasNov1 chromosome 1, mDasNov1.1.hap2, whole genome shotgun sequence genome contains:
- the YTHDC1 gene encoding YTH domain-containing protein 1 isoform X4, encoding MAADSREEKDGELNVLDDILTEVPEQDDELYNPESEQDKNEKKGSKRKSDRMESTDTKRQKPSVHSRQLISKPLSSSVSNNKRIVSTKGKSIAEYKNEEYQRSDRNKRLDADRKIRLSGSASREPYKSQPEKTCLRKRDPERRVKSPTPDGGSERIGLDVDRRASRSSQSSKEEVNSEEYGSDHETGSSGSSDEQGNNTDNEEEGVEEDVEEDEEVEEDEEVDEDGEEEEEEEEEEEEEEEEEEYEQDERDQKEEGNDYDTRSEASDSDSESVSFTDGSVRSGSGTDGSDEKKKERKRARGISPIVFDRSGSSASESYADQTSKLKYVLQDARFFLIKSNNHENVSLAKAKGVWSTLPVNEKKLNVAFRSARSVILIFSVRESGKFQGFARLSSESHHGGSPIHWVLPAGMSAKMLGGVFKIDWICRRELPFTKSAHLTNPWNEHKPVKIGRDGQEIELECGTQLCLLFPPDESIDLYQVIHKMRHKRRMHSQPRSRGRPSRREPVRDVGRRRPEDYDIHNSRKKPRIDYPPEFHQRPGYLKDPRYQEVDRRFSGVRRDVFLNGSYNDYVREFHNMGPPPPWQGMPPYPGMEQPTHHPYYQHHAPPPQTHPPYSGHHPVPHEARYRDKRVHDYDMRVDDFLRRTQAVVSGRRSRPRERDRERERDRPRDNRRDRERDRARDRERERERLCDRDRDRGERGRYRR
- the YTHDC1 gene encoding YTH domain-containing protein 1 isoform X3 → MAADSREEKDGELNVLDDILTEVPEQDDELYNPESEQDKNEKKGSKRKSDRMESTDTKRQKPSVHSRQLISKPLSSSVSNNKRIVSTKGKSIAEYKNEEYQRSDRNKRLDADRKIRLSGSASREPYKSQPEKTCLRKRDPERRVKSPTPDGGSERIGLDVDRRASRSSQSSKEEVNSEEYGSDHETGSSGSSDEQGNNTDNEEEGVEEDVEEDEEVEEDEEVDEDGEEEEEEEEEEEEEEEEEEYEQDERDQKEEGNDYDTRSEASDSDSESVSFTDGSVRSGSGTDGSDEKKKERKRARGISPIVFDRSGSSASESYADQTSKLKYVLQDARFFLIKSNNHENVSLAKAKGVWSTLPVNEKKLNVAFRSARSVILIFSVRESGKFQGFARLSSESHHGGSPIHWVLPAGMSAKMLGGVFKIDWICRRELPFTKSAHLTNPWNEHKPVKIGRDGQEIELECGTQLCLLFPPDESIDLYQVIHKMRHKRRMHSQPRSRGRPSRREPVRDVGRRRPEDYDIHNSRKKPRIDYPPEFHQRPGYLKDPRYQEVDSFTNLIPNRRFSGVRRDVFLNGSYNDYVREFHNMGPPPPWQGMPPYPGMEQPTHHPYYQHHAPPPQTHPPYSGHHPVPHEARYRDKRVHDYDMRVDDFLRRTQAVVSGRRSRPRERDRERERDRPRDNRRDRERDRARDRERERERLCDRDRDRGERGRYRR
- the YTHDC1 gene encoding YTH domain-containing protein 1 isoform X1: MAADSREEKDGELNVLDDILTEVPEQDDELYNPESEQDKNEKKGSKRKSDRMESTDTKRQKPSVHSRQLISKPLSSSVSNNKRIVSTKGKSIAEYKNEEYQRSDRNKRLDADRKIRLSGSASREPYKSQPEKTCLRKRDPERRVKSPTPDGGSERIGLDVDRRASRSSQSSKEEVNSEEYGSDHETGSSGSSDEQGNNTDNEEEGVEEDVEEDEEVEEDEEVDEDGEEEEEEEEEEEEEEEEEEYEQDERDQKEEGNDYDTRSEASDSDSESVSFTDGSVRSGSGTDGSDEKKKERKRARGISPIVFDRSGSSASESYAGSEKKHEKLSSSVRAVRKDQTSKLKYVLQDARFFLIKSNNHENVSLAKAKGVWSTLPVNEKKLNVAFRSARSVILIFSVRESGKFQGFARLSSESHHGGSPIHWVLPAGMSAKMLGGVFKIDWICRRELPFTKSAHLTNPWNEHKPVKIGRDGQEIELECGTQLCLLFPPDESIDLYQVIHKMRHKRRMHSQPRSRGRPSRREPVRDVGRRRPEDYDIHNSRKKPRIDYPPEFHQRPGYLKDPRYQEVDSFTNLIPNRRFSGVRRDVFLNGSYNDYVREFHNMGPPPPWQGMPPYPGMEQPTHHPYYQHHAPPPQTHPPYSGHHPVPHEARYRDKRVHDYDMRVDDFLRRTQAVVSGRRSRPRERDRERERDRPRDNRRDRERDRARDRERERERLCDRDRDRGERGRYRR
- the YTHDC1 gene encoding YTH domain-containing protein 1 isoform X2 produces the protein MAADSREEKDGELNVLDDILTEVPEQDDELYNPESEQDKNEKKGSKRKSDRMESTDTKRQKPSVHSRQLISKPLSSSVSNNKRIVSTKGKSIAEYKNEEYQRSDRNKRLDADRKIRLSGSASREPYKSQPEKTCLRKRDPERRVKSPTPDGGSERIGLDVDRRASRSSQSSKEEVNSEEYGSDHETGSSGSSDEQGNNTDNEEEGVEEDVEEDEEVEEDEEVDEDGEEEEEEEEEEEEEEEEEEYEQDERDQKEEGNDYDTRSEASDSDSESVSFTDGSVRSGSGTDGSDEKKKERKRARGISPIVFDRSGSSASESYAGSEKKHEKLSSSVRAVRKDQTSKLKYVLQDARFFLIKSNNHENVSLAKAKGVWSTLPVNEKKLNVAFRSARSVILIFSVRESGKFQGFARLSSESHHGGSPIHWVLPAGMSAKMLGGVFKIDWICRRELPFTKSAHLTNPWNEHKPVKIGRDGQEIELECGTQLCLLFPPDESIDLYQVIHKMRHKRRMHSQPRSRGRPSRREPVRDVGRRRPEDYDIHNSRKKPRIDYPPEFHQRPGYLKDPRYQEVDRRFSGVRRDVFLNGSYNDYVREFHNMGPPPPWQGMPPYPGMEQPTHHPYYQHHAPPPQTHPPYSGHHPVPHEARYRDKRVHDYDMRVDDFLRRTQAVVSGRRSRPRERDRERERDRPRDNRRDRERDRARDRERERERLCDRDRDRGERGRYRR